The Pseudomonadota bacterium nucleotide sequence GCCCGTTAAGATGCCGTCAAAAAAGGGATCACAGACCCTGGCAGCGCCATCAACAATATCTAATGGGGGCTGGAAGTCGTGGACTTCTTGTTTCAGTTGCGAAAGTTCCGCGGGGTCTTCGTCGGTCACCCATCCTGTGTCAACGGCATTCATGTATATGCCGTCTCTGGCGAGATCTTCGGCAGATGTGTGAGTCATCATGTTCAGGGCCGCTTTTGCCATATTAGTATGGGGATGCCTATCATCCTTCTTAAAGCGGAAGAATTTCCCCTCCATAGCAGTCACATTTACAATATGTTTTTGTCCGGTGTAATCGCGTCGCATGAGAGGAATCAATAGGTTACACAATACAAATGGGGCTATGGCATTAACCAATTGGACTTCAATCATCTCAGTGGTGTCTATCTCCCCAAGACGTAACCGCCAACTGTTTGTCTTTCGCAGGTCCACCTGCTGGAGATCTGCATCCAGTTTTCCTTTTGGAAAGAGGTTCTCAGAGACAAGAGAATTATCGTGACGATACGGAATTTGCGACAGTTGAGCAGATGCACGCAGACCTATTCCAGGCCCCTCATCATGCCATGCCGGAGCAAGGGGGGATTCCTTCTCCTGGCTATTGAGACAGAGAGACCTGAGTTGCTTTTTGAATGCCTCATGATCTTCGAGAAGCTTCTGTGCCGCTGTAGATAAGACAGGGTATCCCTTATTTTCGTTTTCAATAAGATGGGCATAAAAACCGGCAGGTCGCTTCACGGTCTGAGCGGCATTATTTATCAATATGTCAAGGTGCCCGTATTTTTGCTCTACATAGCCCGCAAATATTTCAACACTTGGAATATGTCTCAAATCAAGGCCGTGGATCTGTAGTCTATCTCCCCAGACTGCATAGTC carries:
- a CDS encoding SDR family oxidoreductase, encoding MKENKEEIETKNASEEIQKCISTLESLVKYSGQFANLPAEQRIALLKAAGELSRPDRAEAKKRNKAVKKAQKLATFEKNRRARNTTGIRSTRLDATFTAPAQVALSSLESGQQKSEELHSPRNCYICKEEFTRLHFFYDTMCEKCGDLNYRKRFQTADLHGRIALITGGRLKIGYQATLQMLRAGATVIATTRFPVDAALRYSGEEDYAVWGDRLQIHGLDLRHIPSVEIFAGYVEQKYGHLDILINNAAQTVKRPAGFYAHLIENENKGYPVLSTAAQKLLEDHEAFKKQLRSLCLNSQEKESPLAPAWHDEGPGIGLRASAQLSQIPYRHDNSLVSENLFPKGKLDADLQQVDLRKTNSWRLRLGEIDTTEMIEVQLVNAIAPFVLCNLLIPLMRRDYTGQKHIVNVTAMEGKFFRFKKDDRHPHTNMAKAALNMMTHTSAEDLARDGIYMNAVDTGWVTDEDPAELSQLKQEVHDFQPPLDIVDGAARVCDPFFDGILTGKHWCGKFLKDYFPIDW